The DNA window TCGCAAGCGGCAATTGCCCTATGCAGAAGTCCAAAAGCTTTCCCAAAGCGGATTACTGGCGATTACCGTGCCGAAGGAATATGGCGGTGCAGGCGTCTCGAATGTCACCTTGGTAGATGTGCTGAAAATTCTCTCGGAAGGTGATTCTAGCCTGGGGCAAATTCCGCAGAATCATCTCTACTCAGTCGAAGCTCTGCGAATTGATGGCACCGAGGCACAAAAGCAATTTTTCTTTGATTTGATTTTGAAGGGAATGCGGTTTGGGAATGCCTTCTCGGAACGGGGGACAAAGAACGTTCAGGATATCAAAACCCGATTAACGCCCGATGGCTCAGACTACGTGCTGAATGGACAAAAGTTTTACTCCACAGGAGCTTTGTTTGCCCACTGGATTCCGGTGCTGTGCTTGATGGATGTCAACGGCGAAGCGAAGCCTGCGATCGCCCATTTAGAACGCGACAGTGAAGGCGTTAATATCATTGATGATTGGTCCTGTTTTGGGCAAAAGGGAACGGGTAGCGGCACCACCATTTTTGAAAATGCCAGAGTCAAGGCAGAGCATATTCTGCCCCACTATCCCGCCTTTGAACGTCCCACCACAATGGGCGCATTCTCCCAGGTGATGCATGCGGCTGTGGATGTGGGCATTGCCGGTGGTGCCCTCAGGGATGCTATTCGCTTTGTCCGTGCCAATCCCCGCCCCTGGATTGATGCAGGCACAGAGTATGCCTACGAAGACCCGTTACTGATTCATCGATTTGGTGAGATGACCTTGAAGCTGCATGCAGCAGAGGCAATTTTGCGGCGATCGGGTGAGTTTCTTGATCGAGCCTTTGCAGAAATGAATACAGAAAACTGTGCAGCCGCTTCGATCGCCGTTGCTGAAGCAAAAGCCATAAGTGAAGAGGCAGCAATTTTTATTACCAATTCACTATTTGAAATGGCTGGGACAAAATCAACAATGGGTGAATTAAATCTCGATCGTCATTGGCGTAATGCCCGTGCCCTTACAGTTCACGATCCATCCCGCTGGAAATTTTATGCCATTGGAAATTACTATCTCAACAATGCTAATCCTCCCCGACATGGCTATATCTAGGGCGTGTTTTAAAACCTTCGGGTTCGTTTCCTTGACGCTTGGTAATCCCCCTAGATCTCCCTTTTCAAGGGGGACTTTGAATGGTTTGGCTCCCTCCTTTTTAAGGCTACCGTGTACACACAAGTCGGAAATCTGTGAACACAAGTCCTGAAACCCTTGCTCTGCCTCAACTTTGGAAATTGGCTGAAATCTCAATAATCTCGGCTTATTGAGAACCGGCAACGAGAAATCAAGGTTGTGGAGGATCAGGTTTTCGGAAAACGAATCAGCGATCGACTTGTGTGTACACCGTAGCCTTTTTAAGGAGGGTTGGGGAGGATCAAGGGCTTTAAAACATTGTCTAGATTAGGAGCGCAATAGGTAGACAATAAAAAACAGCAGAAGGACTGATCCATCTGCTAGTTGGTTGAGGAGAACATGCAAGGAATACAGGATTATTTTGCGTAGGCTAATTCCCTGGAGGTAGGCTGAGCATTCGTGATCGCCTGCACAAAATCACGCAAGGAATGTTTCAATCGTTGCTCAATTTCTTCATCAAGTTGGACACCGCCATTCTCCAATCGCTGAATCTGCTTATCTACGGCATAAACACCACCTAACAAATGACGTGCGCCTAACTCAGACAGCACAGGTTTCAGGGCGTAGTCGATCGCCAGCAGATGGGCGATCGTGCCTCCAGTGGCAATGGGTAAAATTGCTTTGCCATATAATGCCTTTTGGGGCAACAAATCCAGAAATGATTTCAATAAACCTGTATAAGCTGCTTTGTAAATGGGGGTGGCAATGAGCAATCCATCGGCTTTTTCAATTTGCGCTTTTACAGGATCGAGTGATGGACTGTCGTAACGTCCAAAGACCAAATCCTCTGCCGGAAAATCACGCGCGGAAACAATGTCAACCTGAAAGTTTTCCTGCCGCAGCAAAGAAGCCGCATACTCTAGAATTCCAAACGTTTTAGAGGGGTGGGATGGGCTGCCAGAAATCGCGAGTATGGTTGCCATACAACCTAAATCTCCTAATGCAAGTTAGCCAGAGTTCAAACGGAAAGAGCACATTAATACCCTAACCTGTAAACTACTATAAGTCGATAGGGATATAGTATTTAGTGTTTGATTAGAAGTATCACATAGCTATTCACAGTCGATTTCCTTGGGATTAACCCCACCCCCGTTCGGGTGAGCGCCCTGATTCACTCCACCCAGGTATAACAGGATCGTGCTTGCACTTTCGATGAACTCATGACAGAGTATTCAAATAAAGTACTAAATGTCTACCGATTTACAGTAGTTTTTTTAGGATAATCCTATGAGTTCAGTTGTGCAAGAAGTCCTGTCTGCGAATCAAGCATACGTTGCGAACTTTGGTGATAAAGGTAATCTCCCCCTGCCGCCGGGTCGCCGAATTGCCATCCTGACCTGTATGGATGCGCGCCTTGACCCCGCCAAGTATGCCGGATTGGTTGAGGGTGATGCCCATATAATTCGGAATGCAGGTGGACGTGCCAGCGATGATGCCATTCGATCGCTGGTCATTTCCTATAAGCTGCTGGGGACGAACGAGTGGTTTGTGATCCACCATACGGATTGCGGTATGCAGCTTTTTACCGATGAAATTATTCGTGGACTGCTGGCAAATAGTCTGGAAACGGCAACCATAGACGAAAATGGTTGGGGCGATGTCGGCCAGGGACCTGGTTCACCGGAAGCTGAATTTGTGGACTGGCTAACCTTCAGAGATCTGACAGAAAGCGTCTACATTGATGTCAAGCGCATTCGTAACCATCCTCTGGTTCCCCACACCATTCCCATTCACGGCTACATCTATGATGTGAAGACAGGGCAGTTAATTGAAGTGCCCAAGGCGACTGAGGTTGGGCAAGTAAGTTCGGCCAGAACGGTAGCCGTGGCAACCTACGCCTAGAAACGGTAAGTGCAACGTCGCAGATTTGGTTCATCCGTGCAGCATTCCTTCGCCCTGTTCAGGGAGATTTGTAGCCGATCGCGCCGCTAAGACGTGAGGTTAGTTTGTCAAATCGTCTGGTGACATAAGCCGATGCCTCTTCAGTTGTGGGTGAGCTAACCGGTTTTTGCATGAAAAACGCACCCATGACAAGTTCCTACCACTTTTCGATTTGCACCTATTAACCTAATCAATTCCACCGGACTTAAATCCACTCGAACTGCGCGCTGAAGTGCCGCAAATAGGGAGGTTGATTGACAATTTTGAGTCCACGAATTTGTTCCCGTCGTTGCCAAACCAGAGCGATCGCCTCAATCACGTAGTCCATGTGAGACTGGGTATAAACCCGTCTTGGCATCGACAGCCGCAGCAAATCCCATTTTGCAGGCTGTTCAGTTCCCGTGTGAGCATCTCGACCAAACATCACCGTGCCCACTTCCACTGTCCGAATTCCGGCTTCTAAATACAACTCAACTGCCAGTGCTTGACCGGGATATTGCAGCGGTTGAATATGGGGTAAAAAGCGACGAGCGTCGATATAAACCGCGTGTCCTCCCGCAGGGCGAACCGCAGGAATGCCAAGTTGATGAAGCCGTTCCGCTACATATCCGGTAGAGGCGATGCGATACCGCAGATAGTTCTCGTCTAAAACCTCGTGTAGCCCGACCGCGATCGCCTCCAGATCCCGTCCTGCTAACCCCCCATAGGTGGGAAACCCCTCCGTAAGAATTAATAAACGCCGCCATTCTTCTGCCAACTGGGCATCGCGGGTACACAAGAATCCGCCAATATTGGCAAATGCATCTTTTTTCGCAGACATCAAGCAGCCATCTGCGTAGGCAAATAGTTCCTGGACAATTTCTGCCACCGGCATCTGCTGATAACCCGCTTCACGCTGCTGAATGAAATAGGCATTTTCAGCAAATCGGCAGGCATCAATGTAAAGTGGAATCCCATGAAAATGAGCCAGCTTACTGACTGCCCGAATGTTTGCCATTGAAACAGGTTGTCCGCCTCCTGAATTATTGGTAATCGTCAACAGAATGGCGGGAATGTGATGTGCGCCAACGTTCGCAATCAGCAGTTCCAGCGCAGCAACGTCCATGTCTCCTTTAAACGGAGCCTCTAGCGCCAGATCACTTGCTTCTGGGCAGGGGAGATCGATCGCTTTACCTCCAGCCACCTCAATGTTGGCACGGGTGGTATCGAAATGGGTGTTGTTTGGAATCACCATTCCCGGTCTGATCAACAGGCTGGCAAATAGGCGCTCGGCAGCACGACCCTGGTGGGTTGGAATAACGTGCGGAAAGCCAAAGATCTTCTGAACTGCGGCTTCAAAGCGATACCAGCTTTTTGCTCCCGCATAGGATTCATCCCCTTGCACAAGAGCGGCCCACGCATCGGATGACATGGCTCCGGTGCCAGAATCGGTCAGCAGGTCAATGGTGACATCTTCTGCCCGTAGCCGAAACAGATTGAGTCCTGCGGTTTGTAAAAGGGTTTCCCGTTCCGATCGAACGGTGAACCGAATGGGTTCGACCATTTTGATCCGAAAAGGTTCAATCATGGTTTTCATGGTCTAAATTACCCCAGACTGTTTTCCCACCCGGACAAACGCCTCTACACATTGATCGAGTTGTTCACGGGTGTGTGCCGCAGAAACCTGAACTCGAATCCGGGCTAGACCTTGCGGCACCACCGGAAAGCTAAACCCAATCACATAAATGCCCTCATCCAGCAAGTCCTGCGCCATGTTCTGCGCCCGCTGTGCGTCGTACAGCATAATTGGCACGATGGGATGAATACCCGGTTTAATATCAAACTCCCGATCGCCCATTTGTTGCCGAAAGTAATGGGTGTTTGCCATCAAACGGCTACGCAACTCGTGGCTTTCGTTTAACATGTCCAGAACTTTGATACTGGTGTAAGCGATCGCTGGTGCCAGGGTATTAGAAAACAGATAAGGGCGAGATCGCTGCCGCAATAGGTCAATTACCCCCTTGCGTCCTGTCGTAAAGCCACCGGATGCACCCCCCAGGGCTTTCCCTAAAGTGCTGGTAATAATATCCACCCGTCCCATCACACCACAATGTTCGATCGACCCCCGTCCCGTTTCTCCCAAAACGCCCGTTGCATGGCTATCATCGACCATTACCAGGGCATCATATCTGTCGGCAAGATCGCAAATTTGCTTCAAGTTTGCAATCTCGCCATCCATACTAAAGACTCCATCCGTCGCAATTAGGCGGATCTTAGCGGAATTAGCGGCTTCAAGGGCATGGGCTAATTCTTGCATATTGCTGTGGGCAAACCGATAGCGTTTTGCCTTACACAAACGAATTCCATCAATGATGCTGGCATGGTTGAGTGCATCACTGATAACCGCGCAGTCTGCGTCTAACAAGGTTTCAAACAATCCACTATTGGCATCAAAACAGGATGTATAGAGAATGGCGTCTTCTGTGCCCAAAAACGCTGCAATTCTTTTCTCCAGTGCTTGATGAATCGTTTGTGTACCGCAAATAAACCGCACTGAAGACAGACCAAATCCATACTCACGAATTCCTTCCTGGGCAACCGCCAGCACCTCTGGATGATTGGCAAGTCCGAGGTAATTGTTAGCGCAAAAATTAATTACCTCCTGCCCCTGCTGGAGCCTGATCCTAGCTCCCTGGGGAGATGCCAGCACCCGTTCTACCTTGGTCAAACCAGATTGGTGAATCTCATCAAGCATGGACTGAAATAGGGAAGGAGCGGTGGTATGCATAACAGATCTCCAGGAAAGAAAGTGATAATTAAAAATTGAGAATTAAAAATGGAAACCGAAAACTCAAAACTTAAAACTCAAAACTCAAAACTTAAAACTCAAAACTCAAAACTCAAAACTCAAAACTTTTTTGTGAGAAAGCTTTGCCAGCATCTCTTCGACGATCGCGGGCAAGTGGTAGGTGTGTCGCCAACCCCAATCGGCACGGGCGCGTGAATCATCAATTACAGAGGGCCAGGAGTCTGCGATCGCCTGCCGAAAATCGGGCTTATAGTGGCAAACAAAATCAGGCAGATGTTTTTGAATTTCCGTAACCAGTTCTCTGGCTGAAAAACTGATGGCTGCAATGTTATAGCTGGTGCGAATGCTGATGACTGCTGGATCAGCCTGCATCAGGGTCAAAATTGCCTGAATTGCATCCGAGATATACATCATGGGCAAGCGTGTCTCTGGATGGATAAAGCAGGTATAGGTTTCGTTCTTCAGCGCTGCATGAAACATTTCAACGGCAAAGTCAGTGGTTCCGCCTCCCAAAAAGGTGTTGTAGCTGATGATTCCTGGCAAACGCAAACTCCGCACATCTACCCCCCATTGGTAGGCGTAATAATGACAAAGCAATTCGCCAGTTAATTTGGTGATGCCATACATGGTGGATGGATCTGAGATCGTAATTTGAGGCGTATCGAGTTTGGGGCTGTGTGGCCCAAACACCGCGATGGAACTGGGAAAGAAGACTTTCATTCCATAAGTTTTTGCGGCCTCCAAAACATTTCTAAGTCCGTTGATATTGATGTCCCAACATTGGTTTGGCTGTTGTTCTCCTTTTGCAGATAGCAGCCCTGCCAGATGGTAAATGGTGTCAATTTGATGGGTCTGGATCAGTTCCTGTAGCCGTGGGCGATCGGTCACATCCAAAACTTCATACAAGAGTGACCTGTGCTGATGGCAGAGGGATTCGGGTTTTGAGACGCCCTGCTT is part of the Kovacikia minuta CCNUW1 genome and encodes:
- a CDS encoding SfnB family sulfur acquisition oxidoreductase; this translates as MTFVLEPPVSARVIRSDAEAIAVAQELADEFEKDASERDRKRQLPYAEVQKLSQSGLLAITVPKEYGGAGVSNVTLVDVLKILSEGDSSLGQIPQNHLYSVEALRIDGTEAQKQFFFDLILKGMRFGNAFSERGTKNVQDIKTRLTPDGSDYVLNGQKFYSTGALFAHWIPVLCLMDVNGEAKPAIAHLERDSEGVNIIDDWSCFGQKGTGSGTTIFENARVKAEHILPHYPAFERPTTMGAFSQVMHAAVDVGIAGGALRDAIRFVRANPRPWIDAGTEYAYEDPLLIHRFGEMTLKLHAAEAILRRSGEFLDRAFAEMNTENCAAASIAVAEAKAISEEAAIFITNSLFEMAGTKSTMGELNLDRHWRNARALTVHDPSRWKFYAIGNYYLNNANPPRHGYI
- the ssuE gene encoding NADPH-dependent FMN reductase, giving the protein MATILAISGSPSHPSKTFGILEYAASLLRQENFQVDIVSARDFPAEDLVFGRYDSPSLDPVKAQIEKADGLLIATPIYKAAYTGLLKSFLDLLPQKALYGKAILPIATGGTIAHLLAIDYALKPVLSELGARHLLGGVYAVDKQIQRLENGGVQLDEEIEQRLKHSLRDFVQAITNAQPTSRELAYAK
- a CDS encoding beta-class carbonic anhydrase, with translation MSSVVQEVLSANQAYVANFGDKGNLPLPPGRRIAILTCMDARLDPAKYAGLVEGDAHIIRNAGGRASDDAIRSLVISYKLLGTNEWFVIHHTDCGMQLFTDEIIRGLLANSLETATIDENGWGDVGQGPGSPEAEFVDWLTFRDLTESVYIDVKRIRNHPLVPHTIPIHGYIYDVKTGQLIEVPKATEVGQVSSARTVAVATYA
- a CDS encoding tryptophanase yields the protein MKTMIEPFRIKMVEPIRFTVRSERETLLQTAGLNLFRLRAEDVTIDLLTDSGTGAMSSDAWAALVQGDESYAGAKSWYRFEAAVQKIFGFPHVIPTHQGRAAERLFASLLIRPGMVIPNNTHFDTTRANIEVAGGKAIDLPCPEASDLALEAPFKGDMDVAALELLIANVGAHHIPAILLTITNNSGGGQPVSMANIRAVSKLAHFHGIPLYIDACRFAENAYFIQQREAGYQQMPVAEIVQELFAYADGCLMSAKKDAFANIGGFLCTRDAQLAEEWRRLLILTEGFPTYGGLAGRDLEAIAVGLHEVLDENYLRYRIASTGYVAERLHQLGIPAVRPAGGHAVYIDARRFLPHIQPLQYPGQALAVELYLEAGIRTVEVGTVMFGRDAHTGTEQPAKWDLLRLSMPRRVYTQSHMDYVIEAIALVWQRREQIRGLKIVNQPPYLRHFSAQFEWI
- the kbl gene encoding glycine C-acetyltransferase; translation: MHTTAPSLFQSMLDEIHQSGLTKVERVLASPQGARIRLQQGQEVINFCANNYLGLANHPEVLAVAQEGIREYGFGLSSVRFICGTQTIHQALEKRIAAFLGTEDAILYTSCFDANSGLFETLLDADCAVISDALNHASIIDGIRLCKAKRYRFAHSNMQELAHALEAANSAKIRLIATDGVFSMDGEIANLKQICDLADRYDALVMVDDSHATGVLGETGRGSIEHCGVMGRVDIITSTLGKALGGASGGFTTGRKGVIDLLRQRSRPYLFSNTLAPAIAYTSIKVLDMLNESHELRSRLMANTHYFRQQMGDREFDIKPGIHPIVPIMLYDAQRAQNMAQDLLDEGIYVIGFSFPVVPQGLARIRVQVSAAHTREQLDQCVEAFVRVGKQSGVI
- a CDS encoding NAD-dependent epimerase/dehydratase family protein produces the protein MGKILVTGARGQLGSDLVVALRQHYGEMEVIETGRQLPGQVALKQGVSKPESLCHQHRSLLYEVLDVTDRPRLQELIQTHQIDTIYHLAGLLSAKGEQQPNQCWDININGLRNVLEAAKTYGMKVFFPSSIAVFGPHSPKLDTPQITISDPSTMYGITKLTGELLCHYYAYQWGVDVRSLRLPGIISYNTFLGGGTTDFAVEMFHAALKNETYTCFIHPETRLPMMYISDAIQAILTLMQADPAVISIRTSYNIAAISFSARELVTEIQKHLPDFVCHYKPDFRQAIADSWPSVIDDSRARADWGWRHTYHLPAIVEEMLAKLSHKKVLSFEF